The proteins below come from a single Penaeus monodon isolate SGIC_2016 chromosome 23, NSTDA_Pmon_1, whole genome shotgun sequence genomic window:
- the LOC119587797 gene encoding uncharacterized protein LOC119587797, with amino-acid sequence MNPPSSKRKMTDYEENHNPLSMSQKELIHCRGCVCWTLRKKEETANQSLIASIHRGSGYQSNEGRELCTRNLFALKKKDKTITPLTKGDSKRTEKPDMTPSKFIRGAIEPLDYDDGTTRWQGRCIIKEGLSDNDFSSDDDIDVQVYSQDEDEEKEEKSTIAKENTFFSSRYNQELKKMKADQSPRQEDTGLLSPLGKLLTRNFSPDCDLDNRNPREIHQEKFTYHEQLLKQSLDSSQNIGKASEDISSSKLNKGPYQKTFCSRERSVSLALPEDSTAQRKKHIFHQCKDPEKIHKPISDHKDQSINHQCKGTSFICSFKTTSQNGPEPNKTYGVRKIPTEILEEVEVRPETYLSKDKDHSPGKDPIKVKLDIQATVETLHMQRFSTSPESSPFESAKSPSKEKRSSKDRDKYSIFAKVCTNEPHHKHRRLSVDSAMSESSVSFCGYRKNGCNSYNKFQLFAQHRHGQSCREGSSCTQSCREGGSCTQSKQNEGSGFSRSIDAIMQNALITSPRFRYPKLPYDPHALQREHFWPGFVDTHCHLDFLFRRCNLDSGSHARFRAQCQGHDAYPVAFEGCVAVFCQPWTFGKTSWWKEFLGESNVWAAFGCHPHYARFFGEEEEEHLRLALLNPKVLALGEIGLDYSNRNSQHPEQQKLVFRRQLNIALEYKKPIVIHCRDAERDCLAILKELVPRDYLIHRHCFTEGWEEAREWLGAFSNLYLGITGLVTFPNSERAWRLQDVVRQIPLGRLLLETDAPYFRPYCYQDSGRWSHPGMAIHVAAQVASVRGESIQKVLKYARNNTKVVYGI; translated from the exons ATGAATCCTCCCTCCAGTAAAAGGAAAATGACTGACTATGAAGAAAATCATAATCCACTGAGCATGAGTCAGAAGGAGCTCATCCATTGTCGAGGATGTGTCTGCTGGACcctgaggaaaaaagaggaaacagcTAATCAAAGCCTCATTGCATCAATTCACCGTGGATCCGGATATCAGTCTAATGAAGGGAGGGAGCTGTGCACGCGAAACCTCTTTGCTcttaagaagaaggataagaccATAACTCCCCTGACGAAGGGCGATTCAAAGCGGACAGAGAAACCCGATATGACGCCTTCGAAATTCATCAGAGGAGCCATAGAGCCTTTGGACTATGATGATGGTACAACGAGGTGGCAGGGAAGATGCATCATCAAAGAG GGTTTAAGTGATAATGACTTTAGCTCTGACGATGACATAGATGTGCAAGTCTACTcacaagatgaagatgaagagaaagaggaaaagtcaACCATAGCAAAGGAGAATACTTTCTTCAGTTCTAGATATAATCAGGAATTAAAGAAGATGAAGGCCGATCAGTCTCCAAGGCAAGAGGACACTGGCTTGTTATCACCTCTGGGAAAATTATTAACAAGAAATTTTTCCCCAGATTGTGACTTAGATAACCGAAATCCGCGTGAAATTCACCAAGAAAAATTTACTTATCATGAGCAATTGTTGAAACAAAGTTTGGATTCAAGCCAAAATATTGGTAAAGCGAGTGAGGATATATCAAGTAGCAAGTTAAATAAAGGTCCATACCAGAAGACATTTTGTTCACGTGAAAGGTCAGTGAGTTTGGCACTTCCAGAAGACAGTACAgcacagagaaagaaacacattTTTCACCAGTGTAAAGACCCGGAAAAGATACACAAACCAATTAGTGATCATAAGGATCAGAGCATTAATCATCAGTGTAAAGGCACTTCATTTATCTGCAGCTTTAAGACCACGAGCCAAAATGGGCCAGAGCCAAACAAAACCTATGGGGTAAGGAAGATACCAACAGAGATTTTAGAGGAAGTTGAAGTACGACCTGAGACTTATCTTTCAAAGGACAAGGACCATTCCCCCGGTAAAGACCCAATCAAAGTGAAACTAGACATTCAGGCTACAGTGGAGACTTTACACATGCAACGATTTTCAACAAGTCCTGAGAGCTCACCATTTGAGAGTGCTAAATCTCCTAGCAAAGAAAAAAGGTCAAGTAAAGACAGAGACAAGTACAGCATCTTCGCAAAGGTTTGCACAAAtgaaccacaccacaaacacagacgGCTGAGTGTCGACAGTGCAATGTCAGAAAGCAGCGTGAGCTTCTGTGGTTATCGTAAGAACGGCTGTAACTCCTATAATAAGTTCCAACTTTTTGCCCAGCACAGACATGGCCAAAGTTGTCGAGAAGGAAGTTCTTGTACCCAAAGTTGTCGAGAAGGAGGTTCTTGTACCCAAAGTAAGCAGAACGAGGGTAGTGGGTTTTCAAGAAGTATAGATGCTATTATGCAGAATGCCTTAATTACATCACCACGTTTCAGGTATCCGAAG CTCCCCTATGACCCTCACGCGCTGCAACGTGAGCACTTCTGGCCAGGCTTTGTGGACACGCACTGTCACCTGGATTTCCTGTTCCGGCGCTGCAACCTGGACTCCGGCAGCCACGCTCGCTTCCGTGCCCAGTGCCAGGGTCACGATGCCTACCCCGTTGCCTTCGAGGGATGCGTCGCGGTCTTCTGCCAGCCCTGGACCTTTGGGAAG ACCTCATGGTGGAAGGAATTTCTAGGAGAGTCAAACGTGTGGGCGGCATTCGGGTGCCATCCTCACTACGCCCGTTTCTtcggtgaggaggaggaagagcaccTGAGACTGGCCCTCCTCAACCCGAAGGTCTTGGCACTCGGGGAAATCGGACTGGATTACTCCAACAG GAATAGTCAGCACCCAGAACAACAGAAATTGGTGTTTAGACGGCAGCTGAATATCGCCCTGGAGTACAAAAAACCAATCGTGATTCACTGCCGAGATGCAGAGAGAGACTGCTTGGCGATTCTGAAAGAG CTTGTCCCTCGTGACTATTTAATCCACCGCCACTGCTTCACGGAGGGCTGGGAGGAGGCTCGAGAATGGCTCGGTGCTTTCAGTAACCTGTACTTGGGCATAACGGGGCTAGTGACGTTTCCGAACTCAGAGAGAGCGTGGAGACTTCAAGACGTTGTCCGGCAGATTCCGTTGGGTCGGCTTTTGCTCGAGACTGATGCCCCTTATTTCAGGCCTTATTGT